One Phaseolus vulgaris cultivar G19833 chromosome 4, P. vulgaris v2.0, whole genome shotgun sequence DNA window includes the following coding sequences:
- the LOC137838881 gene encoding uncharacterized protein, which produces MVEFCLPLFIFFIHIGAGAGSLNIGDYGVFVVTRNRDWGLVISAPNHTPKFISAIFAPNTISSTSVRILASWLTFLRQRSVEWKDPLNKDEAKSAKVLHCYAKSAFLEGRGILDSILVANEVIEETKRKKKSCVCFKVDYEKAYDCVRWDFIYYMLDRLDFCEKWISWIKACLESTSMSVLWLEGLAGVSRTAAEKELIEGLKIGKKSVKANIKSVFNIKIMLSCFELVSGLKVNFLKSRIGGVGVEQTEILSFASIPSNVLKKIVSLHMNFLWGWGSEGRKIAWLAWDKICNPKEAGGLGIINVRSFNIALLGKWIWRLNSDEGGLWRVVLDSKYGGWRGLKELQNDSNKVSLWWRDLMKVWSSEKWGRKFEDCVNWEVGNGKDILFWSDNWVTSGDLKSRFPRLFSLSVFKEANISECGSKANGVWEWNLRWRRGLFTWEEDQVSQLLETISNRRIESEIGDKWVWKDSETRAFSVKSAYRLLKGEGEEENSRFYKSFWRIKVLPSAHVTAWRVIENKVASKVNLVRRGIQIECNLCSLCRLSKESTNHLFFDCRVAWKIWNLCYDWLGMNSVDLIVPGSHFEHFKILDAPHSVNLTMGNIWIALVSEIWRHRNNCLFKGGVVDHTEVFSLAQVKVWSWINLKIPSVSFSFSEWCLEPLPFSLVLPSSTICRNHSLAFDDVVFSYYCKVFFPIAAISSSFSRFSAFPCQLKNVLQWVILVTENVGFSGLTAMPSSCLTKCPIILQNGFIQTCLER; this is translated from the exons ATGGTGGAGTTTTGTTTgccactgttcatcttcttcattcataTAGGTGCTGGTGCAGGGTCTTT gaaCATTGGTGATTATGGAGTTTTCGTGGTTACTAGAAATCGAGATTGG gGTTTAGTGATTTCTGCACCCAATCACACACCCAAGTTCATTTCTGCCATTTTCGCACCCAACACCATCTCTAGCACGAGCGTTCGCATCCTCGCATCTTGGTTGACATTTCTCCGGCAACGTAGTGTTGAGTGGAAGGACCCCTTGAACAAAGATGAAGCCAAGAGCGCAAAGGTTCTTCATTGTTACGCGAAG TCCGCTTTTCTTGAAGGAAGGGGAATTTTGGATAGCATTCTGGTTGCTAATGAAGTAATAGAAGAGacgaagaggaagaaaaaaagtTGTGTGTGTTTCAAGGTGGATTATGAGAAGGCGTATGACTGTGTGAGGTGGGATTTCATCTATTATATGTTAGACAGACTCGACTTCTGTGAAAAGTGGATATCTTGGATTAAGGCTTGCTTGGAATCAACTTCAATGTCAGTTCTA TGGCTTGAAGGTCTTGCAGGGGTGTCTAGGACTGCAGCAGAGAAAGAATTGATTGAAGGCTTGAAGATCGGCAAAAAGTCAGTTAAG GCAAATATCAAAAGTGTGTTTAACATTAAGATCATGTTGAGTTGTTTTGAGTTGGTTTCTGGTCTCAAGGTGAATTTTCTCAAGAGTAGGATTGGTGGGGTTGGTGTGGAACAAACGGAAATTCTAAGTTTCGCGTCT ATTCCGTCTAATGTGTTGAAGAAGATTGTGAGTTTACATATGAATTTTCTATGGGGTTGGGGGTCAGAAGGGAGGAAGATAGCATGGCTTGCTTGGGATAAGATTTGCAATCCCAAGGAAGCGGGCGGGCTAGGAATTATTAATGTTAGAAGTTTTAATATAGCATTATTGGGAAAATGGATATGGCGTCTGAACTCAGATGAAGGAGGGTTATGGAGGGTGGTATTAGATTCTAAGTATGGTGGATGGAGAGGCCTAAAGGAACTTCAGAATGATAGTAACAAAGTTTCTTTGTGGTGGAGAGATTTGATGAAGGTATGGAGTTCAGAAAAGTGGGGAAGGAAGTTTGAAGATTGTGTTAATTGGGAGGTTGGAAATGGGAAAGACATTTTGTTCTGGTCAGATAATTGGGTAACATCTGGAGATTTGAAAAGTAGATTCCCAAGGTTATTCTCTTTATCTGTTTTTAAGGAAGCAAACATAAGTGAATGTGGATCAAAGGCTAATGGGGTATGGGAGTGGAATTTAAGGTGGAGAAGGGGTTTGTTCACTTGGGAGGAGGATCAAGTAAGCCAACTCTTAGAAACAATTTCTAATAGGAGGATTGAGTCGGAGATAGGGGATAAATGGGTCTGGAAGGATAGTGAGACAAGAGCGTTTTCAGTCAAGTCTGCTTATAGGCTTTTAAAGGGAGAAGGAGAAGAGGAAAATTCAAGATTTTACAAATCTTTCTGGAGGATTAAAGTGTTGCCTTCAGCTCATGTCACAGCTTGGAGGGTGATTGAAAACAAGGTAGCCTCCAAGGTAAATCTAGTGAGACGAGGGATACAAATTGAGTGTAATCTTTGCAGCTTATGCAGGTTATCAAAGGAGTCAACAAATCATTTATTCTTTGATTGCAGGGtagcttggaaaatttggaacCTATGTTATGACTGGTTAGGAATGAATTCGGTTGATCTTATCGTTCCCGGGTCACATTTTGaacatttcaaaattttggatgCACCTCATTCAGTTAATCTTACTATGGGTAATATTTGGATAGCTTTGGTCAGTGAGATTTGGAGACACAGGAATAATTGTTTGTTTAAAGGAGGAGTGGTTGATCATACTGAAGTATTTTCTCTGGCACAGGtcaaggtttggtcttggatcaACTTAAAGATACCGTCAGTGAGTTTCTCATTTTCTGAATGGTGTCTTGAACCTTTG CCATTTTCCTTGGTTCTTCCATCTTCAACTATTTGCCGGAATCACTCCTTAGCCTTTGACGACGTCGTATTTTCTTACTATTGCAAGGTCTTTTTTCCTATTGCggctatttcttcttctttttctcgcTTCTCTGCATTTCCTTGTCAG TTGAAGAATGTGCTACAATGGGTCATTCTCGTTACTGAAAATGTGGGATTTAGTGGTTTAACTGCAATGCCCTCAAGCTGTTTGACAAAATGTCCGATCATTCTGCAAAATGGTTTCATCCAAACATGCCTTGAAAGATAG
- the LOC137837781 gene encoding uncharacterized protein isoform X1, with product MGCRSFSYNSLFPSLLRVAKSHLLPLSQRSEVFYFYDSGPSLLQHCCNSGSLKNFQALRSYARDTRRGYDLFGRGSRPGDEEFKKAWAKEMDEDNTLWTGSEDESDKEMGSKSNLDKEIKKARLEAKKHSDLVDADDSDELRSVWSGSDEEKTLWTGDEMDSDDDIPTSAYPNESSDKYIDKLFEFDEVPKYRTISEMLKAEQEPEELSPGKQARKIAVENALKKLKKGPDGRYSNVWEVMSDLDILIGAFENVVSGPEYEELRQGGPKQLNIQFFKDIQARMRDPNYKFSPELKLKPKSKLVSRKKWQKAESRRRKARKR from the coding sequence ATGGGATGTAGGTCATTCTCCTACAATAGTCTTTTTCCATCTCTTCTAAGGGTTGCAAAGTCACATTTGTTGCCACTCTCTCAAAGGTCagaagtattttatttttatgattcaGGTCCAAGCTTACTACAACATTGTTGCAATAGTGGTTCTCTCAAGAACTTTCAAGCGTTGAGATCATATGCACGTGACACACGTAGAGGCTATGATCTCTTTGGCCGGGGAAGTAGACCAGGGGATGAAGAGTTCAAGAAAGCCTGGGCAAAGGAGATGGATGAAGATAACACTCTATGGACAGGAAGTGAGGATGAAAGTGATAAAGAAATGGGATCTAAAAGTAATCTAGATAAGGAGATAAAGAAAGCAAGACTGGAAGCTAAAAAACATTCAGACTTGGTTGATGCAGATGACAGTGATGAGTTAAGAAGTGTCTGGTCTGGcagtgatgaagagaagacacTGTGGACTGGTGATGAAATGGATAGTGATGATGATATTCCTACTTCAGCTTACCCAAATGAAAGTAGTGACAAGTACATAGATAAATTGTTTGAGTTTGACGAAGTTCCCAAATACAGAACCATCTCAGAGATGTTGAAAGCAGAACAAGAACCTGAGGAGTTGTCACCAGGAAAGCAAGCTAGGAAGATTGCTGTTGAGAATGCCTTAAAGAAACTAAAGAAAGGTCCAGATGGGAGGTACAGTAATGTGTGGGAGGTTATGAGTGATTTAGATATTCTAATAGGAGCATTTGAAAATGTTGTTTCAGGACCAGAATATGAAGAGCTTAGACAAGGAGGGCCTAAACAACTAAATATTCAGTTTTTCAAGGACATACAAGCACGTATGAGAGATCCAAATTACAAGTTCTCACCTGAGTTAAAACTGAAACCAAAGAGTAAACTGGTTTCTAGAAAGAAATGGCAGAAGGCAGAGTCCAGAAGGAGGAAAGCAAGAAagagataa
- the LOC137837781 gene encoding uncharacterized protein isoform X2: MDEDNTLWTGSEDESDKEMGSKSNLDKEIKKARLEAKKHSDLVDADDSDELRSVWSGSDEEKTLWTGDEMDSDDDIPTSAYPNESSDKYIDKLFEFDEVPKYRTISEMLKAEQEPEELSPGKQARKIAVENALKKLKKGPDGRYSNVWEVMSDLDILIGAFENVVSGPEYEELRQGGPKQLNIQFFKDIQARMRDPNYKFSPELKLKPKSKLVSRKKWQKAESRRRKARKR; the protein is encoded by the coding sequence ATGGATGAAGATAACACTCTATGGACAGGAAGTGAGGATGAAAGTGATAAAGAAATGGGATCTAAAAGTAATCTAGATAAGGAGATAAAGAAAGCAAGACTGGAAGCTAAAAAACATTCAGACTTGGTTGATGCAGATGACAGTGATGAGTTAAGAAGTGTCTGGTCTGGcagtgatgaagagaagacacTGTGGACTGGTGATGAAATGGATAGTGATGATGATATTCCTACTTCAGCTTACCCAAATGAAAGTAGTGACAAGTACATAGATAAATTGTTTGAGTTTGACGAAGTTCCCAAATACAGAACCATCTCAGAGATGTTGAAAGCAGAACAAGAACCTGAGGAGTTGTCACCAGGAAAGCAAGCTAGGAAGATTGCTGTTGAGAATGCCTTAAAGAAACTAAAGAAAGGTCCAGATGGGAGGTACAGTAATGTGTGGGAGGTTATGAGTGATTTAGATATTCTAATAGGAGCATTTGAAAATGTTGTTTCAGGACCAGAATATGAAGAGCTTAGACAAGGAGGGCCTAAACAACTAAATATTCAGTTTTTCAAGGACATACAAGCACGTATGAGAGATCCAAATTACAAGTTCTCACCTGAGTTAAAACTGAAACCAAAGAGTAAACTGGTTTCTAGAAAGAAATGGCAGAAGGCAGAGTCCAGAAGGAGGAAAGCAAGAAagagataa